A window of Micromonospora eburnea genomic DNA:
AGCCCGGCCAGCCGGGCGCTGTGCGCGGCCCGCAGCAGTTCGGCCTGGAGGACCGCGCCGGCGGCCGGCACGCCGGCCGCGAGCGCCGCGGCGGCGGCCCGCCACAGCGCGGCGGCGGCGGCCCGTTGCGCCTTCGTCGGCGTCGCGCTCCGGCCGGTACGCCCGGCGGGCGCGCCGGCCGCCTTGCCGGTACGCCCGGTCCGGCCGCTGGCCGCACCGCTGCTGTCCGAACTGGACGACGCGGTGGTGGTCGCCGGATCGGGGTGGATGGCCGGGTCGGCGACCGGGCAGGCGACCAGGACCGCGGTCCGGTGCAGGCAGCGGGGTGCGAGCAGGCAGCTGCACCCCGCCTGGTGCGCCTCGGTGACCGCGCCGGTCGGTCCGGGCGTCAGGGTGACCAGTGCCTCGGGGCCGCAGTCGATCGACACGCCGCCGTCGACCCGGCCGACCGGTACGGCGGCCACCCGCTCGACGGTGGCGTCCAGCCGCCTGTGCAGCCGGGGCGGCAGGGCCGCCACCGCCGCGGCGGCGACCCCCGGCAGCACCGGCGGCAACCGGTCGGTGTCCACGGTGCTGGATGTGCGGTTCGTCAACGTGATCCTCCGCGTACGCGGTCGCCCACCCAGCGGGCGAGTTCGAGCGGGCTGAGAGCGGCGACCGGCATCCCGGCCGCGACGAGCTGCTCGGCGACCGGCACCGAGTAGCAGGGCACGCCCTGGTCGTTCAGCGCGGCGCAGCCGAGCAGGTGTACGCCGGAACCGGCCAGCGCGCGGACCTCGCCGAGCAGTCCGGCCAGCGGGTAGCCCTCCTCGAAGTCGCTGACCACCGCGACGATGGTGCGGCTCGGCACGGTCACCAGCGAGCGGGCGTGGGCCAGCCCCGCGGCGATGTGCGTACCACCGCCGACGCGCACCTCCAGCAGCAGCGACAGCGGATCGTCGACCCGGTCGGTCAGGTCGACCACCTCGGTGGAGAAGGCGAGGAAGTGGGTGGACAGGGTGGGCACCCCGGCCAGCACGGCGGCGGTCAACGCGGACCACACCACCGACGCCTCCATCGAGCCGGAGACGTCGACCACCAGCACCAGCCGCCAGTCGGCCTCCCGGCGGGTCCGGGTGTTGAAGACCGGACGTTCCGGCACCACCACCGTCCGGCCGTCGCCGAGCCGCTGGGTGTGCGCCAGGTTCGCCCGCAGCGTACGGGCAAGGTTGATCCGGCCGCCGGGACGGCGGGACGGACGCGGGTTGGTCAGCCCGGTCAACGCCGGGCGTACCTGCGTGGCCAACTGCCTGGTCAGCTCCTCGACCAGCCGCCGGACCAGCGGCCGCAGCCTGGCCAGGTGCGCCTCGGGCAGGCCACCGGCCAGCGACAGCACCGATGTCAGCAGTTCCATCGACGGGCGCACCTGGGCCGGGTCCAGCTCGGTGAGCACATCGGTACGGCCGTTCTCGGCCGCCCGGGCGATGACCTCCTCGCGTACCGCGGTGCCGAACAGCGCCTCGAGTTCGTCGGCCCACTCCCGGGCGGTCGGGAAGGATCCCTCCTGGCCGCCGCCCGCCGACGGGGCGAGGTCGGTGGCGCCCTCGCCCTGACCCGCCCCGTACAGCTCGTCCAGGGCCCGGGCGTAGCGGCGGGCGTCGGCCGGCAACCGGTCGGGTTGGCGGCCGAGCAGCAGCCGCCACCGGTCGGTGGGGGTGAGCCGCGCGGTCGGGGTGTCCGGCCCGGGTTCGGCGTCGACGGTCGACGCGCTCGGCCCGGGTTCGGCGGTGGAGCCGGTCGGCGTGCCCGGGATCGGGATGTCGCGGGCGACCAGGGCGGCCCGGCCGGCCGCGTCGGCGGCGGCCCAACGGGCCAGCAGCTCCGCCGGGGCGGACAGGGCCACGTCGAGCCGGTCGCCGAGCCGGTCGGCGACGGTGTCCAGCAGCCGCTCCCGGGCCGCCGGGGTGAGCACGTCGAACCCGCCACGCAGCGCCGGCAGCCGGTCCAGGAACTCACTGTCGGTGAGCCGCTCGATCCGCTCCAGCAGCGGGTCCAGCGCGGCCGGCGCGGATTGTAGCAGCGGGTGCGCCGCGGTGAGCAGACCACCGAGCAGCCGGTGCAGGTGCCGCCGGGTGTCCGGCCCGGTCGCCGCGTCGACCCAGCCGGCCACCTGGGTGCCCAGGGTCTCCAGATCGGTCAGGTCCAGCAGCACCCGGGCGGCCAGGGCGGCGCCCCGGATCAGCGACGAACCGGACCGGGCCAGGTGGCCGAGGGCCTCGTCCAGGCGCAGGCCGATCCGGTCCTCGCCGGCCCGGAGCGCGAGGTCGACCAGCGCGGCGGCGTCGGCCACGGCGTCGCTGCCGGCCAGGCCGGGCAGTCCGCGGACCGCCGTGTCGAGCAGCACGACGGTCAGCTCGGCCGCCCGGGCCCGGCCGTCGGCGGTGGTGCCGGGCAGGTGTTCCCGGCGCAGCGCCTCCAGCAGGTCCAGCGCGGCCAGCAGCTCGGGCAGCGTGCCGGTGCCGGGCAGCACCGCGGCGGCCAGCCCGAGCCGGTCGGTGACCAACTCGGGCAGGTCACACCGCGCGGCGTCGCGGAGCCCGGTGAGCAGCTGCGCGGCGGTCGGACCGCCGTCGGCGGCCTCCCGGCGGAACCGCTCCCGCAGGGTGCCGGCCGCGGCCAGCGCCGAGGTCACCCCGCGTACGCCGACCAGGTCCAGCCGGGCCGCCACGGACGGCGTCCAGGCCAGTTGCCAGCGGGTGGTCAGGGCCG
This region includes:
- a CDS encoding vWA domain-containing protein, with the protein product MTTLASPPTGDPVATGPSAVDLTKADPRAVVDALAGSVRPYLIGVRHHSPALAAVVPALLDAAGAEVVCVELPADFQRWLPHLSDPAARAPLALVGSHGADGPMGFYPFADFSPELAAIRWARQHGVEVVCCDLPLADPGWTADGTDPASGSDPTADAEPAGGGGPTPDAGAPASGPRRSGYAAALSASGTGRDGDDLWDRVVEVRAPGCPPEAVRRAALGVGWAMRTDSASGDGVPARDLARERHMRRVLADAGADGRRVAAVIGAFHAPALLTDGGRAAADDGSDGTADAAPTRPGAAPAGPVRSVTTRPATTGGGAAVTSLVPYAFDLLDSRSGYPAGIRDPRWQQSVFTAAGDPERIRAAAARAVTDLCRELRSAGHTAGTGEAAETVRLAGDLARLRDLPAPGRGEVLEAVTTVLGQGELLGRGRALAKALETVLVGAERGRVAPGTPRSGLGPAVEAELTALRLPGPESPKSREVRLDPLRTELDGRREILLQRLQVCGVGYGEPIAVSGTGDGAALTTRWQLAWTPSVAARLDLVGVRGVTSALAAAGTLRERFRREAADGGPTAAQLLTGLRDAARCDLPELVTDRLGLAAAVLPGTGTLPELLAALDLLEALRREHLPGTTADGRARAAELTVVLLDTAVRGLPGLAGSDAVADAAALVDLALRAGEDRIGLRLDEALGHLARSGSSLIRGAALAARVLLDLTDLETLGTQVAGWVDAATGPDTRRHLHRLLGGLLTAAHPLLQSAPAALDPLLERIERLTDSEFLDRLPALRGGFDVLTPAARERLLDTVADRLGDRLDVALSAPAELLARWAAADAAGRAALVARDIPIPGTPTGSTAEPGPSASTVDAEPGPDTPTARLTPTDRWRLLLGRQPDRLPADARRYARALDELYGAGQGEGATDLAPSAGGGQEGSFPTAREWADELEALFGTAVREEVIARAAENGRTDVLTELDPAQVRPSMELLTSVLSLAGGLPEAHLARLRPLVRRLVEELTRQLATQVRPALTGLTNPRPSRRPGGRINLARTLRANLAHTQRLGDGRTVVVPERPVFNTRTRREADWRLVLVVDVSGSMEASVVWSALTAAVLAGVPTLSTHFLAFSTEVVDLTDRVDDPLSLLLEVRVGGGTHIAAGLAHARSLVTVPSRTIVAVVSDFEEGYPLAGLLGEVRALAGSGVHLLGCAALNDQGVPCYSVPVAEQLVAAGMPVAALSPLELARWVGDRVRGGSR